A region from the Benincasa hispida cultivar B227 chromosome 8, ASM972705v1, whole genome shotgun sequence genome encodes:
- the LOC120084120 gene encoding uncharacterized mitochondrial protein AtMg00860-like, protein MSHIATILEVLIDNQLVANWKKCQFGAVSIEYLGHIISTNGVSADPSKLEPMSSWPTPRNVKELRGFLGLTENYRKFVANYGTIALPLTQLLKKGSFQWSEEAEEAFQCLKSAMVSVPVLGLPNFNEPFVVETNA, encoded by the coding sequence ATGAGTCATATAGCAACTATATTGGAAGTGTTGATTGACAACCAGCTGGTAGCCAATTGGAAGAAGTGTCAGTTTGGGGCAGTGAGTATTGAGTATTTGGGACATATTATTTCTACCAATGGAGTATCGGCCGATCCATCTAAGCTGGAACCTATGAGTAGCTGGCCTACACCACGTAATGTGAAGGAATTGAGGGGTTTCCTCGGTCTCACCGAAAACTATAGAAAATTTGTGGCCAACTATGGCACCATAGCTTTGCCATTGACTCAGCTACTGAAGAAGGGAAGTTTCCAGTGGAGTGAGGAAGCGGAGGAAGCGTTCCAATGTCTCAAATCAGCCATGGTTTCTGTACCAGTGTTGGGATTACCCAACTT